The region GAGATGACAGCGCTCCCTCCTCCCCCTGGATAGATCCCCCTACTCCTCCCCGATATCCTCGTTCCACAGATCTGGATTCGCGGCAATGAAATCGGTCATCAGGCGCACGCACTCCTCGTCGTCCAGGACGACCACGTCTACACCCCGACTTCGGAGATACTCCTCCGGTCCCTGGAAGGTCCGGTTTTCGCCGATCACGACCCTGGGTATTTTGTAGAGGAGGACCGTCCCGCTGCACATGTCGCAGGGGGAAAGAGTCGAGTACAGCACCGCCCGGCGGTACTCCTCCGGCTTGAGGCGGCCGGCATTCTCCAGGCAGTCCATCTCGGCGTGTAAAATGGCGCTGCCCTTCTGCACCCTCCGGTTGTGTCCCCGGCCGAC is a window of Methanofollis sp. DNA encoding:
- a CDS encoding nucleoside deaminase → MDKFMQAAIEEARQGRAEGGIPIGSVLVIDGTIVGRGHNRRVQKGSAILHAEMDCLENAGRLKPEEYRRAVLYSTLSPCDMCSGTVLLYKIPRVVIGENRTFQGPEEYLRSRGVDVVVLDDEECVRLMTDFIAANPDLWNEDIGEE